The Pedosphaera parvula Ellin514 sequence GCCAGCATCTGCCATCAGAGCACTTGTGATGGTAGCGGTGATTTATGTTGGCTGGGCACTGAAACGCCCGAGTGACATGATCAACTCCCTCTTCGTCGCGGCCCTGATCATTTTGGTCTGGGAACCACGCCAGCTATTCCAAGCGGGCTTTCAACTCTCCTTCTTTGTCGTTCTTTGCATTATTTTGATCTGGCCAGTTTTTGACCAGCTGACCTTGCGACTTTTGCGTCACGACCCATTGTTGCCGGAAGAACTGGTTCCAAAGTGGCAGCGCTGGTTAAAAATACCAGCCCGATACCTGCTGGATTTATTCTTCTCGTCCATCGCTGCCTGGCTCGGGTCCATTCCCCTGGCTGCTTATTACTTTCACATCATCACGCCGGCCAGCGGGCCAGCCAATGTGCCTGCCGTTTTTCTTTGCGGATTGGTACTGATCGCCAACCTGTGCAGCCTGCTACTGGCTGCCTGGTTTCCGTGGGCGGCAGAACTGTTTAACCACGCCGGTTGGTTCCTGATGCGAGGCATTGAAAACAGCAGTCAATGGTCGGCAAGCTGGCCGGCAGCATATTATTACGTTCCGAGTCCAAGTCTCTTCAGCATCATCGTCTACTATGTGTTGCTGCTGGCTATTTTCACGGGTTGGATCTTCCGGAAGGAACAACGGAATTGGCGCATCACTGGCGTCGCTTTCCTTGTGATCGTGTGGTGTTCGGTTTACGCCCTGCAGCATCCTTCGATCACCAGGGTGACAATTCTTCCAATGAATGGCGGTCACGCGGTGTTTGCGAAGAGTTCAACAGATGGAAAAACCTGGTTGATTGATACCGGCAACAAGACTTCTGTTGAAATGATGGTCAAACCGTTTTTGCAGGCGCAGGGGGTGAATCGACTCGATCACCTCCTTCTCAGCCACGGAGAAATAAGCTACACGGGGGGATCACAACTGTTGTCGGAAATTGTTTCCCCTCGCCTCGTTTATACCAGCCCCATCCGATTCCGGTCTCCCGATTATGTCAATTTTCTGAAGGTTTTGGAATCGACTCGCACACGTCACGAGAATATCTCCTGCGGCGATCACATCGGAGGCTGGACCGTTCTGTATCCACCTGACACCACCACTTTCGCCCGGGCCAGTGACAACGCGATGGTGCTCAGAGGTGATTTTGCCTCAACCCGCCTCCTGCTCCTTTCAAATCTCGGCGGACTGGGACAGAATGCCCTGCTTGAAAGAACGAAGGATCTGCACGCGGACATCGTGGTAGCGGGCTTGCCAAATGAAGGAGAACCATTGAACGATCTGCTTCTTGATGCGATTCGCCCGAAAATCATCATCATCGCCGATGCCGATTTCCCCGCAAACAAACGCGCCGGAAGAAAACTGCAGCAACGACTCGCAGCAAAAGATATTCCTGTCATCTACACCCGGCACTCGGAAGCCGTCACCTTGTCAATCACTGCGAGAGCTTGGGAACTCAATGCGATGGATGGCACTCGTATTTCCAGTTCAGCTTTTATCAAACCTTGATACTCAGGTTGTTCTGGGCGTTTTTCTATGCCAAAGGTAGGTAGGTTACCCGCTGGAAATGGGGCAGCTATGCCATAAGTTTTTTTGTGGAGAACGCGGCCAAGCCGTCACCGATTTTATGGAAACGAAAACCAAGAAGAAAGCCCCTCCCCCTGCCGTTCCTAGTGGCAAAGGGAAGAAAGTGGTGAAAGCCTGCACCATCAGGAAGAGCGCTCCCGAACTCTATGGCTATTGGCGCCAATTTGAGAATCTGCCAGGATTTACGAAACACCTGTTTGCGGTTACTCAAATTTCCAACGTGGAATCGCATTGGGTCGCCAAGTCCCCTACCGGCGACACCTTGGAATGGGATGCTGTCATCATCAACGAACATCCAAATGAAATGATTGCATGGGAAAGCGTGCCTGACTCCCAATTTCGCAATGCCGGCTCTGTCCGCTTCAAGCCAGCACCTGCTGGACAAGGAACCGAAGTCACTGTCTCGTTCGAATATGTGCCCCCAGGCGGGGCGTTGGGAGAGGCGGTTGCCAAGCTCTACGGCGAAGAACCGGACCTCATGGTGGAGGATGATCTTTGCGCTCTCAAGGCACTCATGGAAACCGGAGAGATTCCAACCACTGAAGGGCAACCGGCTGGAGGTCGGCAAAAAGCGAAGGAAGAAGAAAGAAGAGGTGTAGAATGAGAGCTGTATGTTGGTACGGAAAAAAGGATGTGAGGGTTGAAGAGGTTGATGATCCAAGGATTTTAAACCCCGGCGACGCAATCATCAAAGTCACTTCCACCACCATTTGTGGCTCAGATCTGCATCTCTTCGATGGTTTCATCCCCAGCATGGAGGAAGGAGATATCCTGGGCCATGAATTCATGGGGGAAGTCGAGGAAGTCGGCCCCAACGTAAAAAATCTGAAGCCTGGTGACCGGGTCGTGGTGCCATTCTGCATCTCCTGCGGGCAGTGCCATCATTGCCAGCATCAGGAGTGGTCGTTGTGCGACAACACCAACCCAAATGCAGCGCGGAATGCAAAGCTCAATGGGTTCTCGGGCGCCGGACTGTTTGGCTATTCCCATCTTTATGGCGGCTATGCGGGAGGACAGGCACAATATGCCCGGGTGCCATTCGCTGATGTCGGACCGATAAAAATTCCGAACGGCATGGAAGACGAACAGGTTCTTTTCCTTTCGGATATTTTTCCAACCGGCTACATGGCGGCGGAAAATTGCAACATCGAAGGTGGGGACATTGTAGCGGTCTGGGGGTGTGGCCCGGTAGGCCAGTTCGCCATTCGCTCTGCCTACCTGCTGGGAGCGGAGAAAGTGTACGCGATTGATGAGGTGCCTGAACGTATGAAACTTGCCGAGGAAGGCGGCGCGATCGCCATTTCAGACAAAGAGGATGTTATCGAAATCTTGAAGGAACGGACGGGAGGCCGTGGTCCCGATGCCTGTATCGACGCCGTCGGAATGGAAGCTCATGGTTCAGCCTATGACGTCGTGAAGCAGGCAATAAAACTCGAAACCGACCGGCCCTATGTGTTGCGGCAGGCAATGCGGGCATGTCGCAAAGGTGGGACGCTATCAATTCCGGGTGTATACGCCGGATTCCTGGACAAGATTCCATTGGGTGCCGCATTCGCGAAAGGGTTGACTTTCAAGATGGGCCAGACGCATGTGCACAAATATCTCAGGCCGCTGTTGCAATTGATTCAGGACGGGAAAATTGATCCGCGATTTGTCATCACGCATCGCATAGCGCTGTCCGAGGCACCAGACGCTTATGAAATGTTTGCGAAGAAAGCGGATGGTTGCATCAAAATTGTTATGAAGCCGCACGAACAGCCTGCACCGGAGATCGAAAGATTGGAACGCGAACTGGCTACTGAATCGGCCGAAGACTTCGCCATGGCGGTACCTCGCAGCAAACGTTTGCGCGAGGAGAAGTAATAAAGTTTGGGAGCGACGGGAATTTTAGGGAGTGATCACTACACGAACCTGGTCGCCGAACTGTTCGAGACGGTCCAGGGAGTGATTGATGCCATCCGCATCGAGCGGTACGGTTTGAGTGATGACTTCCTTTAAGTTCAATTTGCCGACGCGAGCCCAGTCAAGCAACTGCGGGATTTCTGAAGCCAGGTGATCGGATACGCCAATGATTTCAGCTTCCTTGTTGAGAACCTCGTGATATGGAGAAACAGCGAAGGATTGCTGCGTGATGCCAACCAGCATCGCGCGTCCTTTGATGGCAAGTGATTGAAGCGCCTGCTTCATGGTCAAAGGCAGACCGATCAATTCGAGAGCGACATCAACGCCACGGCCATTTGTGAGCCGCTTAATTTCAGCAACGGGATCTGTCGTCGACGCATCAATGGGAATTGCTCCCAGGCGTTTGGCGAAGTCCAACTTGGAGAATTTGATATCGACCGCATAAACTTGTGAAGCGCCAAAGGCTTGTGCGAGCTGTACTGCGGAGATGCCCAGCCCTCCAACGCCAAAAATCGCCACGGATTCCCCTGCCCTGATGCGCGCTTTGTTTAGCGCATGTAAGGAAGTTGCGGAAGAACACATCATGACCGCTCCTTGCTCAAAGGGAATTTCGTCAGGCAGCTTGAAAACGCTACGAGCGGGAATGGCCATATACTCAGCATAGCCGCCATCGCGATATTTCCCGATCATCTGGCCAGTGGTGCAAAACTGTTCACTCCCTTGGCTGCAGTATTCACAATCGCCGCAGGTGGCCAGATAATGCACGCAAACGCGGTCGCCTGCTTGGAACCGCTTCACATTCAAACCGACGTTTTCGATGACGCCAGCCACCTCGTGGCCCAAGGTCAATGGCAAAGGATCGACACGGGAATTGCCCGCACGGTAATGCGCATCGGAATGACAGATGCCGGCGGCCTTTACTTTGATGAGAACATCGGAAGGCCCGATTTGCGGAATGGGAATCTCCTGCATTTCGAGTGGCTGACCCGGCTTGATAAGGCG is a genomic window containing:
- a CDS encoding alcohol dehydrogenase catalytic domain-containing protein produces the protein MKAVRLIKPGQPLEMQEIPIPQIGPSDVLIKVKAAGICHSDAHYRAGNSRVDPLPLTLGHEVAGVIENVGLNVKRFQAGDRVCVHYLATCGDCEYCSQGSEQFCTTGQMIGKYRDGGYAEYMAIPARSVFKLPDEIPFEQGAVMMCSSATSLHALNKARIRAGESVAIFGVGGLGISAVQLAQAFGASQVYAVDIKFSKLDFAKRLGAIPIDASTTDPVAEIKRLTNGRGVDVALELIGLPLTMKQALQSLAIKGRAMLVGITQQSFAVSPYHEVLNKEAEIIGVSDHLASEIPQLLDWARVGKLNLKEVITQTVPLDADGINHSLDRLEQFGDQVRVVITP
- a CDS encoding ComEC/Rec2 family competence protein, coding for MLKRPLVLVAFWYTAGILLARCSAPLPILFSLAFLLLIPALTCPRWRLVCLCPVLLLAGWINLAQREAVLSPRDIRRLAGTNEAIVTIRGKLHETPHQRLHKQNDIEVWTSMAQVDLTELRPNRSDWQPAFGSVMVSVKELLSDNFFRGQIVEITGILRPAKGPIAEGLFDYRQYLQQQGIYYQLHTESSGDWQILSSPGSRPLEDRFTTWAKKALALGLPVADQTLHLEWALTLGWKAALTEEVSEPFIRAATYHIFAVDGLRIAIVSGIFFVLLRVLRVPRAACGILVIPALIFYAAMTGWPASAIRALVMVAVIYVGWALKRPSDMINSLFVAALIILVWEPRQLFQAGFQLSFFVVLCIILIWPVFDQLTLRLLRHDPLLPEELVPKWQRWLKIPARYLLDLFFSSIAAWLGSIPLAAYYFHIITPASGPANVPAVFLCGLVLIANLCSLLLAAWFPWAAELFNHAGWFLMRGIENSSQWSASWPAAYYYVPSPSLFSIIVYYVLLLAIFTGWIFRKEQRNWRITGVAFLVIVWCSVYALQHPSITRVTILPMNGGHAVFAKSSTDGKTWLIDTGNKTSVEMMVKPFLQAQGVNRLDHLLLSHGEISYTGGSQLLSEIVSPRLVYTSPIRFRSPDYVNFLKVLESTRTRHENISCGDHIGGWTVLYPPDTTTFARASDNAMVLRGDFASTRLLLLSNLGGLGQNALLERTKDLHADIVVAGLPNEGEPLNDLLLDAIRPKIIIIADADFPANKRAGRKLQQRLAAKDIPVIYTRHSEAVTLSITARAWELNAMDGTRISSSAFIKP
- a CDS encoding zinc-dependent alcohol dehydrogenase → MRAVCWYGKKDVRVEEVDDPRILNPGDAIIKVTSTTICGSDLHLFDGFIPSMEEGDILGHEFMGEVEEVGPNVKNLKPGDRVVVPFCISCGQCHHCQHQEWSLCDNTNPNAARNAKLNGFSGAGLFGYSHLYGGYAGGQAQYARVPFADVGPIKIPNGMEDEQVLFLSDIFPTGYMAAENCNIEGGDIVAVWGCGPVGQFAIRSAYLLGAEKVYAIDEVPERMKLAEEGGAIAISDKEDVIEILKERTGGRGPDACIDAVGMEAHGSAYDVVKQAIKLETDRPYVLRQAMRACRKGGTLSIPGVYAGFLDKIPLGAAFAKGLTFKMGQTHVHKYLRPLLQLIQDGKIDPRFVITHRIALSEAPDAYEMFAKKADGCIKIVMKPHEQPAPEIERLERELATESAEDFAMAVPRSKRLREEK
- a CDS encoding SRPBCC family protein, with translation METKTKKKAPPPAVPSGKGKKVVKACTIRKSAPELYGYWRQFENLPGFTKHLFAVTQISNVESHWVAKSPTGDTLEWDAVIINEHPNEMIAWESVPDSQFRNAGSVRFKPAPAGQGTEVTVSFEYVPPGGALGEAVAKLYGEEPDLMVEDDLCALKALMETGEIPTTEGQPAGGRQKAKEEERRGVE